Proteins from a single region of Gorilla gorilla gorilla isolate KB3781 chromosome 16, NHGRI_mGorGor1-v2.1_pri, whole genome shotgun sequence:
- the LOC129527068 gene encoding endothelial lipase-like, which produces MSTPATWGGRGERRIWGPREGQWEKDGVAGVAAACGAAREEARPSVQRPREHEGCYLSLGHSQSLEDSSFNMTTKTLFIIHRWTMSSIFENWLYKLVSALHTREKEAIVVVVDWLPLAHQLYMDAVNNTRVVGHSTARMLHWLQVPGDERESPVASRTSNPNPLKKYTLYICCHKLLESDKNLWD; this is translated from the exons ATGTCCACCCCTGCCACTTGGGGTGGCAGGGGCGAGAGGAGGATCTGGGGGCCCAGGGAAGGGCAGTGGGAGAAAGATGGTGTTGCTGGAGTCGCAGCTGCCTGCGGAGCGGCCCGGGAGGAAGCGAGGCCGAGCGTGCAGCGTCCACGCG AGCACGAAGGATGCTACCTCTCCCTCGGCCACAGCCAGTCCTTGGAAGACAGCAGTTTCAACATGACAACTAAAACCCTTTTCATCATTCACAGATGGACG ATGAGCAGTATCTTTGAAAACTGGCTGTACAAACTCGTGTCAGCCCTGCATACAAGAGAGAAAGAGGCCATTGTAGTTGTGGTTGACTGGCTCCCCCTGGCCCACCAGCTTTACATGGATGCCGTCAATAACACCAGGGTGGTGGGGCACAGCACTGCCAGGATGCTCCACTGGCTGCAGGTACCGGGGGATGAGAGGGAGTCTCCTGTCGCCAGCAGGACCTCAAACCCCAATCCTCTTAAGAAATACACATTGTACATCTGTTGCCATAAACTTCTGGAGTCCGATAAAAATCTTTGGGATTAA